A window of Paraburkholderia bryophila contains these coding sequences:
- a CDS encoding PhzF family phenazine biosynthesis protein — MKLHRMLCFGRHEGTGNAAIVVEHAALAEAERLAFAREQNAAATVFVETNAAGETQLDYFYPHMRSPLCLHATLAASAVFFERNPEIERTRFVTSLRGQVLEVTRLDQSLFVEVSPQRCPPLSVDVADVARLLQTDPANLIGLPRLASVGSAKLLVEVADQPLLDALQPDLPAIVSWGREQGVSGLYVYCRLHDEVYAGRNFNHLEPHAEDPATGVAAGALASLLERNITVLQGDARGQPCTLQARYRNGTVQVGGRAERSEV, encoded by the coding sequence ATGAAACTCCATCGCATGCTTTGCTTTGGCCGTCATGAAGGAACCGGCAACGCGGCTATCGTGGTCGAGCACGCCGCGTTGGCCGAGGCCGAGCGCCTGGCATTCGCCCGAGAACAAAACGCAGCGGCGACGGTGTTCGTAGAAACGAATGCGGCCGGCGAGACGCAACTGGACTATTTCTATCCGCACATGCGCAGCCCGCTTTGCCTGCATGCAACGCTTGCCGCCAGCGCGGTGTTCTTCGAGCGCAATCCTGAGATCGAGCGGACCCGGTTCGTGACCAGCCTGCGCGGGCAGGTGCTTGAGGTCACGCGTCTCGACCAGAGCCTCTTCGTCGAGGTGAGTCCGCAGCGTTGCCCGCCGCTGAGTGTCGATGTCGCCGACGTGGCGCGCCTGCTTCAGACCGATCCGGCTAATCTGATCGGCTTGCCGAGGCTCGCGTCGGTGGGCAGCGCCAAGCTGTTGGTGGAAGTGGCCGATCAACCCTTGCTCGACGCATTGCAACCCGATCTCCCGGCTATCGTCAGTTGGGGACGGGAGCAGGGCGTGTCGGGCTTATACGTGTATTGTCGTCTGCATGACGAGGTCTACGCGGGCCGCAATTTCAATCATCTCGAACCCCACGCTGAAGATCCGGCAACGGGCGTCGCCGCCGGTGCGCTCGCCTCTTTGCTGGAGCGAAACATTACCGTACTGCAGGGCGACGCACGCGGCCAACCGTGCACGCTGCAGGCTCGCTACAGGAACGGCACGGTTCAAGTGGGCGGCCGCGCGGAGCGAAGCGAGGTCTGA
- a CDS encoding SDR family oxidoreductase: protein MADHSIKGKVVLIAGGAKNLGGLIARDLARQGAAAVAIHYNSASSKAAADETVAAIEAAGARAVAFQADLTRASAVEKLFADTIAAVGKPDIAINTVGKVLKKPFVEITEAEYDEMSAVNAKSAFFFLKEAGKNVNDHGKVVTLVTSLLGAYTPFYAAYEGTKAPVEHFTRAASKEFGQRGISVNAIGPGPMDTPFFYPAEGEEAVAYHKTAAALSSFSKTGLTDIEDVIPFIRHLVSDGWWITGQTILINGGYTTK, encoded by the coding sequence ATGGCTGACCATTCAATCAAAGGGAAGGTCGTTCTGATCGCCGGCGGCGCGAAAAATCTCGGCGGCTTGATCGCGCGGGATCTGGCCCGGCAAGGCGCCGCCGCGGTGGCGATTCACTACAACAGCGCGTCGAGCAAAGCAGCGGCCGATGAAACCGTGGCCGCTATCGAAGCAGCGGGTGCACGCGCTGTCGCATTTCAGGCCGATCTGACCCGCGCGAGCGCCGTCGAAAAGCTATTCGCCGACACGATCGCCGCAGTGGGCAAACCCGACATTGCGATCAATACCGTCGGCAAAGTACTCAAGAAGCCTTTCGTGGAAATCACCGAGGCGGAATACGACGAGATGAGCGCGGTCAACGCGAAATCTGCGTTCTTCTTTCTGAAAGAAGCGGGCAAGAACGTCAACGATCATGGCAAGGTGGTGACGCTCGTCACGTCGCTGCTGGGCGCGTATACGCCGTTTTATGCGGCGTACGAAGGCACCAAGGCGCCGGTCGAACATTTCACGCGGGCGGCGTCGAAGGAATTCGGGCAGCGCGGCATTTCGGTCAATGCGATTGGACCGGGTCCGATGGATACGCCGTTCTTCTATCCCGCCGAAGGCGAAGAGGCGGTGGCGTATCACAAGACCGCCGCGGCGCTGTCGTCGTTCTCCAAAACCGGTCTGACCGATATCGAAGACGTGATCCCGTTCATTCGTCACCTGGTTAGCGACGGCTGGTGGATCACCGGTCAAACCATTCTGATCAACGGTGGCTACACCACGAAGTAA
- a CDS encoding LysR family transcriptional regulator: MDKLDQLRIFVQVADMGSFIKAANALDLPRASVSAAVQELESSLATRLLHRTTRRVQLTADGIQLLDRVRPLLGDVEDIYSLFQTRQKEVSGRLSVDVPSRIARRLIAPALPGFLRRYPRLQLGLGSTDRAIDLVREGVDCVVRVGNLNDSSLVVHPLGHFAVINCASPEYLRAKGIPGLPDELGQGHEMVGYASPTTAREQPWEFVVEGELRSVAVASQVVVNNAESYIACCLAGIGLIQIPRFDVQHLLDRGELVEVMPDFCAAAMPVSLLYPHRRQRSRRLNAFIEWFEALIRPQLVPKPMLTA; the protein is encoded by the coding sequence ATGGATAAACTCGACCAGCTTCGTATCTTCGTCCAGGTCGCGGACATGGGGAGTTTCATCAAGGCCGCCAACGCGTTGGATCTGCCGCGCGCGTCGGTGTCGGCGGCGGTGCAGGAGCTCGAATCGAGCCTCGCGACGCGGCTTCTCCATCGCACCACGCGGCGCGTGCAACTCACCGCCGACGGCATTCAATTGCTCGATCGCGTACGGCCGTTGCTCGGCGATGTGGAAGACATCTACTCGTTGTTTCAGACGCGTCAGAAAGAAGTGTCCGGCCGCTTGAGCGTCGACGTTCCCAGCCGGATCGCCCGTCGTTTGATCGCCCCCGCGCTGCCCGGTTTCCTGCGACGCTATCCGCGTTTGCAATTGGGACTGGGATCGACCGATCGCGCAATCGACCTCGTTCGTGAAGGCGTGGATTGCGTCGTACGGGTGGGTAATCTTAACGACAGCAGTCTTGTGGTGCATCCGTTAGGCCATTTCGCGGTGATCAATTGCGCGAGCCCCGAGTATCTCCGCGCGAAAGGCATTCCGGGCCTGCCGGACGAGCTCGGGCAAGGGCATGAAATGGTGGGCTATGCGTCGCCGACCACCGCGCGGGAACAACCTTGGGAATTCGTCGTTGAAGGCGAGCTCCGTAGCGTTGCCGTGGCTTCGCAAGTCGTCGTGAACAATGCCGAAAGTTATATCGCCTGCTGCCTCGCGGGCATAGGGCTGATTCAGATTCCGCGCTTCGATGTGCAGCACTTGCTGGATCGCGGCGAACTGGTTGAAGTCATGCCTGATTTTTGCGCGGCGGCCATGCCCGTTTCGTTGTTGTATCCGCACCGCCGTCAACGGTCGCGGCGGCTGAATGCGTTTATCGAATGGTTCGAAGCGTTGATTCGGCCGCAGCTCGTGCCGAAGCCTATGCTGACTGCTTAA